In one window of Fibrobacter sp. DNA:
- a CDS encoding alpha/beta hydrolase, whose amino-acid sequence MKNKVALVAVILVSFAFVQFSLASELLKCGGVERSVQEDPLLGKPFVIYPFDAGDSAQYHATIVRYCGPAAGSVAFAGSLDSLNNDSAVVESDSAALKDKLVRKAAVLYIHGFNDYFFQRNLAEKMDSAGYAFYAIDLHKYGRSYREGETMGELRDIQEYYAELDSAIAFVRKVEGDSVPLVMLGHSTGGLIACLYAADRENGAGFAAIVLNSPFLEMNYVWPIRRIGAPVLSAVGAIFPNLGIPRSKNENYDKSLLKADYGEWEYDSKLKVRGSLAIDFGWLHAIHQGHVRVQAGLRLSPPVLVMHSGCSFIDDDWSEEYTRCDGVLNVEHIREYGRNLGPSVQLEEIEGGLHDLFLSHLPARDNAYRKMFQFLDSRL is encoded by the coding sequence ATGAAAAATAAAGTTGCGCTGGTTGCCGTTATTCTGGTTTCATTTGCGTTTGTGCAGTTTTCTCTCGCATCTGAGTTGCTGAAGTGCGGCGGTGTTGAACGGAGCGTACAGGAGGATCCGTTACTCGGAAAGCCTTTTGTAATCTACCCCTTCGATGCGGGTGACAGTGCGCAGTATCATGCGACGATTGTGAGGTATTGCGGCCCTGCGGCGGGCAGTGTGGCGTTTGCCGGCTCGCTTGATTCCCTGAATAATGACAGCGCTGTTGTGGAAAGTGATTCTGCTGCCCTGAAAGACAAGCTTGTACGCAAGGCGGCCGTCTTGTATATCCACGGATTCAATGACTATTTCTTCCAGCGGAACCTTGCCGAAAAGATGGATTCCGCGGGCTATGCCTTCTATGCGATAGACCTGCACAAGTACGGACGTTCGTACCGTGAAGGCGAAACGATGGGTGAGCTCCGCGATATTCAGGAGTACTACGCCGAACTCGATTCTGCGATTGCGTTTGTCCGCAAGGTTGAAGGCGATTCCGTGCCGCTTGTGATGCTGGGGCATAGCACCGGCGGGCTTATCGCATGCCTTTATGCGGCAGACCGCGAAAACGGTGCTGGCTTTGCTGCTATCGTATTGAACAGTCCCTTCTTGGAAATGAATTACGTGTGGCCGATTCGCCGTATTGGCGCTCCTGTGCTTTCGGCGGTGGGGGCGATTTTCCCGAATCTGGGAATTCCGCGCAGCAAGAACGAGAACTACGACAAGAGTCTTTTGAAGGCCGACTATGGCGAGTGGGAATACGACTCGAAGCTGAAGGTTCGCGGTAGTTTGGCGATTGACTTCGGGTGGCTCCATGCTATCCATCAGGGCCATGTGCGCGTGCAGGCCGGCTTGCGGCTTTCGCCTCCGGTTCTGGTGATGCACAGCGGCTGCAGTTTTATCGATGACGACTGGAGCGAGGAATATACCCGTTGCGACGGTGTGCTGAACGTGGAGCATATCCGCGAATATGGCCGCAATCTTGGACCGAGCGTGCAGCTCGAAGAAATAGAGGGCGGCCTCCACGACCTGTTCCTTTCGCACTTGCCGGCCCGCGACAACGCCTACAGGAAGATGTTCCAATTCCTGGACAGCAGGCTTTGA
- a CDS encoding cupin domain-containing protein, whose amino-acid sequence MMIIDLKGMETTVLPNFKGGEKEYKAKMYFDGTTRIMRGTLEQGASIGYHKHESNSEIMFFIAGKGKVLFDDGVEYVEAGQCHFCPKGHSHSLINENEEPLEFYACVPELG is encoded by the coding sequence ATGATGATTATTGATTTGAAAGGCATGGAAACGACCGTGCTGCCGAATTTCAAGGGCGGCGAGAAGGAATACAAGGCTAAGATGTACTTTGACGGTACGACCCGCATTATGCGCGGGACTCTTGAACAGGGCGCTTCCATCGGTTACCACAAGCACGAGAGCAACAGCGAAATCATGTTCTTCATTGCGGGCAAGGGCAAGGTGCTCTTTGACGACGGCGTGGAATACGTGGAAGCGGGCCAGTGCCATTTTTGCCCGAAGGGTCATAGCCACAGTTTGATTAACGAGAACGAGGAACCGCTGGAGTTCTACGCCTGCGTCCCGGAACTCGGATAG
- the glmM gene encoding phosphoglucosamine mutase: MSKLMRSISGIRGIVGDTLTPQVLKSHVRAFLEITKAKRVVIGRDSRPTGDAIVQFVAGICRLSGVDVVDVGLSTTPSVELLTTHFKADAGIIITASHNPLEWNALKFLNNKGLFLGPDDVKKLFELADADNFTYPDYRTMGKYEVAPDADGIHIDGTLKIPFVDVEAIKAKHFKVAVDAVNGAGSYIVPRLLEQLGCEVVRVHCEPDGTFPRGAEPIPENLGDLREAVKKNGCAVGFAVDPDADRCALVDGLGQSIGEEYTLAIATDEVLAQKKGSVCVNLSTSRMNEDVAAKYGCGFSRAKVGEINVSLQMIENGCVIGGEGNGGVILPALHYGRDSLVAAALVLSWMAHHDGGPEKFVAENPAYVMPKKKFELGDKKVADILPKVKAEFAGWTMDERDGLWLGSEKSWVHVRASNTEPVIRVIAEAPTAAEAEELCSKVEKLI, translated from the coding sequence ATGTCTAAGTTGATGCGCTCTATTTCCGGCATTCGCGGAATTGTCGGCGACACCCTCACCCCGCAGGTTCTCAAGAGCCATGTGCGCGCCTTCCTCGAAATCACGAAGGCGAAACGCGTTGTTATCGGGCGCGACAGCCGCCCCACCGGCGATGCCATCGTGCAGTTTGTCGCGGGCATCTGCCGCCTCTCCGGCGTAGACGTGGTGGACGTTGGCCTTTCGACGACGCCGTCCGTGGAACTCCTCACGACGCATTTCAAGGCGGATGCTGGCATCATCATTACCGCAAGCCATAACCCGCTCGAATGGAACGCGCTCAAGTTCCTCAACAACAAGGGACTCTTCCTCGGGCCCGATGACGTGAAGAAGCTTTTCGAGCTCGCCGATGCGGACAACTTCACCTATCCAGATTACCGCACGATGGGCAAGTACGAAGTCGCGCCGGATGCCGACGGCATTCATATCGACGGCACGCTCAAGATTCCGTTCGTGGACGTGGAAGCCATCAAGGCGAAGCATTTCAAGGTGGCCGTGGATGCCGTGAATGGTGCGGGCAGCTACATTGTTCCGCGCCTGTTGGAACAGCTCGGCTGCGAAGTGGTGCGCGTGCATTGCGAACCCGATGGCACGTTCCCGCGCGGTGCGGAACCGATTCCGGAGAACCTGGGCGACCTGCGTGAAGCCGTAAAGAAGAACGGCTGTGCGGTGGGATTTGCCGTGGACCCGGATGCCGACCGCTGCGCCCTCGTGGACGGTTTGGGACAAAGTATCGGTGAGGAATATACGCTTGCCATCGCGACGGACGAAGTGCTTGCCCAGAAGAAGGGAAGCGTCTGCGTGAACCTTTCTACAAGCCGCATGAACGAAGATGTCGCCGCGAAGTACGGTTGCGGTTTCAGTCGTGCGAAGGTGGGCGAAATCAACGTGAGCCTGCAGATGATCGAAAACGGCTGCGTTATCGGTGGCGAAGGCAACGGCGGCGTGATTCTGCCGGCGCTTCACTACGGGCGCGATAGCCTTGTGGCCGCGGCTCTTGTCTTGAGCTGGATGGCTCATCACGATGGCGGCCCCGAAAAGTTCGTGGCTGAAAACCCTGCCTATGTGATGCCGAAGAAGAAGTTTGAACTCGGCGACAAGAAGGTGGCGGACATTCTCCCGAAGGTGAAGGCGGAATTTGCCGGCTGGACCATGGACGAACGCGACGGCCTCTGGCTTGGCAGTGAAAAGTCCTGGGTGCATGTGCGCGCGAGCAATACCGAGCCGGTGATTCGCGTGATTGCGGAAGCGCCGACGGCTGCTGAGGCCGAAGAGCTTTGCAGCAAGGTCGAAAAACTCATATAG
- the recD gene encoding exodeoxyribonuclease V subunit alpha, giving the protein MRDSFINTLLEYGGISSLQVRLLKFLTGIQKNLNQDAQNLFALLLAKQNDGDTRISVEEAPLRQAINKKMQNLGIADFGEFSESIVNGAVSIKQGAYGNIVDSAPDANSFYQKPFVLQNGFLYPSKYYFAKVIVEDKVKEFFNHVPYDEAEIPQCVQTIKSITHGPQGSGITLEQEQALAVIRGRQENLIVTGGPGTGKTTVIFFLLRELYLNSEKHLQAPLYLAAPSGKAADRMKESIEQSVNLIGADEFETNLVIYNKMSNADSYTLHRLLGYKPDDNKFIYNSENRFPENSVFVIDESSMIDLTLFANFLQALPHSARIFLLGDAHQLPSVDAGAVLGELLESKADSTVKLTVSRRFNENSAIGHLAKLDFSESPCTFVPPSEWNMRSEVQLLNLDTREKSAQLQGILEIWADEYLGSFVELAAQVVPNQSNQEELLERVWNFCTKARILSAERSGAAGVQNINAAIERLLLSKAKGANISKIIMLNRNQSSFKLYNGDTGILFTQGNGEKFILFKSNRGFVFYPEYQFAPNVLETAFAITIHKAQGSEYDHVLMFIPTRPEHPLLNRQILYTGITRAKESVTIVATPETFKAACETVIERDTGIEL; this is encoded by the coding sequence ATGCGTGATTCGTTCATCAACACATTGCTTGAATACGGCGGAATATCTTCGCTCCAGGTGCGGCTACTCAAATTCTTGACCGGCATCCAAAAGAATTTGAACCAAGATGCGCAAAATCTTTTCGCCCTGTTGCTTGCAAAACAGAACGACGGCGATACGCGAATTTCCGTCGAAGAAGCGCCTTTGCGCCAGGCGATCAACAAGAAAATGCAGAACCTAGGCATTGCGGATTTTGGCGAGTTCTCGGAATCCATCGTGAACGGGGCGGTTTCCATCAAGCAGGGCGCCTACGGGAATATTGTAGACAGCGCACCGGACGCCAATTCTTTTTATCAAAAGCCTTTCGTGCTACAGAACGGGTTCCTGTACCCCTCCAAATATTATTTCGCGAAAGTTATCGTAGAAGACAAGGTCAAAGAATTCTTCAATCACGTTCCCTATGATGAAGCGGAAATCCCGCAATGTGTGCAGACCATCAAATCTATCACGCATGGCCCGCAAGGGAGCGGAATCACGCTGGAACAGGAACAGGCGCTGGCCGTAATCCGCGGCAGGCAAGAAAACCTGATTGTCACCGGCGGGCCGGGCACCGGCAAGACGACCGTCATATTCTTCTTGCTACGCGAGCTCTACCTGAATTCCGAAAAGCATCTGCAGGCGCCCCTTTACCTTGCGGCACCTAGCGGCAAGGCGGCCGACCGCATGAAGGAAAGTATCGAACAGTCCGTCAACCTGATTGGTGCCGACGAATTCGAAACGAACCTCGTAATTTACAACAAGATGTCGAACGCAGACTCCTATACGCTCCATAGGCTGCTGGGCTACAAGCCCGACGACAACAAGTTCATCTATAACTCCGAAAACCGTTTCCCGGAAAATTCCGTTTTCGTTATCGATGAATCGAGCATGATTGACCTGACGCTTTTTGCGAACTTCTTGCAAGCACTGCCGCACAGCGCGCGCATATTCCTCCTGGGCGATGCGCACCAGCTGCCTTCCGTCGATGCGGGCGCCGTCCTCGGCGAACTTCTGGAATCCAAGGCTGATTCGACCGTCAAGCTCACCGTTTCAAGGCGTTTCAACGAAAACTCGGCCATCGGGCACCTCGCCAAACTCGATTTTAGCGAATCCCCCTGCACGTTCGTTCCGCCAAGCGAATGGAACATGCGCAGCGAAGTGCAATTGCTGAACCTGGATACGCGAGAAAAATCCGCCCAACTGCAGGGAATCCTCGAAATATGGGCCGACGAATATCTGGGTTCCTTCGTGGAGCTTGCCGCACAAGTCGTTCCGAATCAGTCGAACCAAGAAGAATTGCTGGAACGCGTCTGGAACTTTTGCACCAAGGCGCGCATCCTTTCTGCCGAACGTTCAGGGGCCGCAGGCGTCCAAAACATCAATGCGGCGATAGAGCGCCTTCTGCTTTCCAAGGCGAAAGGGGCAAACATCAGCAAGATTATCATGCTCAACCGCAACCAAAGCAGTTTCAAACTTTACAATGGCGACACGGGAATTCTATTTACGCAGGGCAACGGCGAAAAATTCATCCTGTTCAAAAGCAACAGGGGGTTCGTTTTTTACCCGGAATACCAATTCGCGCCTAATGTGCTTGAGACCGCATTTGCGATTACCATCCATAAGGCACAAGGCTCCGAATACGACCATGTGCTGATGTTTATACCGACAAGGCCCGAGCACCCTCTGCTCAACCGGCAGATTCTCTACACGGGCATCACGCGCGCGAAGGAATCCGTCACCATCGTCGCGACGCCCGAAACGTTCAAAGCCGCCTGCGAGACGGTCATCGAGCGTGACACGGGAATTGAACTGTAA